The Trichoderma atroviride chromosome 5, complete sequence genome contains a region encoding:
- a CDS encoding uncharacterized protein (EggNog:ENOG41~SECRETED:SignalP(1-20)) produces MPSISKVALTALASVQGAQAWGVLGHATVAYIAQHYLNSATASWAQGVLGDTSTSYLANIASWADDYRATTAGKWSAPFHFIDAEDNPPTSCNVDYDRDCGSAGCSISAMANYTQRVGDGRLSAANVQQALKFLVHFVGDLTQPLHDEAYEVGGNDIDVTYQGYSDNLHADWDTYIPETLVGGDSLADAQTWANTLVGDITSGAYKSQAASWIAGDDVNDVITTATRWASDANAYVCTVVMPNGAAALQTGDLYPTYYNSVIGTVELQIAKAGYRLGNWLNMVYSANIAKREAGDDAAPKPDLLGRDLLPAARPATRAKLARAAMEGACCKSRDHDYKH; encoded by the exons ATgccttccatctccaaggtCGCGTTGACGGCTCTCGCCTCAGTCCAGGGCGCCCAAGCCTGGGGAGTTTTGGGCCACGCAACTGTTGCCTACATTGCCCAGCACTATCTCAACTCTGCCACAGCATCATG GGCTCAGGGCGTCCTTGGTGACACCTCCACCTCGTACCTGGCCAACATCGCCTCGTGGGCTGACGACTACCGGGCAACGACGGCTGGCAAATGGTCTGCTCCCTTCCACTTCATCGACGCCGAGGACAACCCGCCCACCTCGTGCAACGTCGACTATGACCGGGActgcggcagcgctggctgctccatctcggccatggccaactACACCCAGCGCGTTGGAGACGGCCGCCTCTCCGCCGCCAACGTGCAGCAGGCGCTCAAGTTCCTCGTCCACTTTGTCGGCGACCTGACGCAGCCCCTGCACGACGAGGCCTACGAGGTTGGCGGAAACGACATCGACGTCACCTACCAGGGCTACAGCGACAACCTGCACGCCGACTGGGACACGTACATCCCCGAGACGCTGGTTGGCGGCGACTCCCTGGCCGATGCCCAGACCTGGGCCAACACGCTCGTCGGCGACATCACGTCGGGCGCGTACAAGTCGCAGGCGGCCAGCTGGATCGCCGGCGACGACGTCAACGATGTCATCACCACGGCCACGCGCTGGGCCAGCGACGCCAACGCCTACGTCTGCACCGTCGTCATGCCCAacggcgccgccgccctgcAGACGGGCGACCTGTACCCGACCTACTACAACTCGGTGATTGGCACCGTCGAGCTGCAGATTGCAAAGGCCGGCTACCGCCTGGGCAACTGGCTCAACATGGTCTACAGCGCCAACATTGCCAAGCGCGAGgctggcgacgatgccgctcCCAAGCCTGATCTGCTGGGCCGAGACCTGCTGCCCGCTGCCCGTCCTGCGACTCGTGCCAAGCTTGCGAGGGCGGCTATGGAGGGCGCGTGCTGCAAGAGCCGAGACCACGACTACAAGCACTAA
- a CDS encoding uncharacterized protein (TransMembrane:5 (o45-65i86-105o111-132i163-185o191-210i)), with protein sequence MAVPSDNEMLIGATKKSTSADASPFVVAVRIAGISVFPDFVNASLLVFTLSAACTDIYCASRSLYGLARDGQAPRIFGKTRENGNPVYAVGITCLFVGLGFLNVTKSAATVFQYLVSPVTIFAVLNWMAILISHISFRRALKAQGIVAKDLPYTAFGQPWGSYYALTISLLVNVFSGYDAFIPTFHVDKFILKYLGVVIFVANTVIWKWWKGTKRVTASTMDLVTGIREYQDSFPVLEKEWTEGFWHKMLHKMKK encoded by the exons ATGGCCGTGCCAAGCGATAACGAGATGCTAATCGGTGCTACCAAGAAGTCTACCAGCGCTG ACGCTTCGCCCTTTGTTGTCGCCGTTCGTATAGCTGGCATTTCAGTCTTCCCAGACTTCGTAAACGCCTCGCTGCTGGTGTTCACCCTTAGCGCAGCATGCACCG ACATCTACTGCGCCTCTAGGTCCCTGTATGGCCTTGCGAGGGATGGACAAGCCCCACGAATCTTTGGCAAGACCCGGGAGAACGGGAACCCGGTCTATGCTGTGGGCATAACGTGCCTCTTTGTAGGCCTGGGCTTCCTGAACGTCACCAAGTCTGCCGCCACTGTCTTCCAGTACCTCGTCAGTCCCGTCACCATCTTCGCCGTCCTCAACTGGATGGCGATACTGATATCTCACATCTCGTTCCGCCGGGCGTTGAAGGCGCAAGGCATTGTAGCCAAAGACCTTCCGTACACAGCTTTTGGCCAACCTTGGGGTTCATACTATGCTCTGACCATATCATTGCTCGTCAATGTGTTCAGCGGGTATGACGCCTTTATTCCAACCTTTCATGTTGACAAGTTCATCCTGAAATATCTGGGCGTGGTAATCTTCGTCGCCAACACCGTCATCTGGAAGTGGTGGAAGGGGACAAAAAGGGTGACAGCAAGCACCATGGACCTCGTCACGGGCATTAGGGAGTACCAAGACAGTTTCCCCGTCTTGGAGAAAGAATGGACGGAGGGCTTCTGGCATAAGATGCTtcacaagatgaagaagtag
- a CDS encoding uncharacterized protein (TransMembrane:6 (i41-62o68-89i122-143o149-169i176-198o231-254i)) has protein sequence MAALVDVEKLNQDGLVETISTRAGEGAELNQLKREFKPRQVLMFSIACAIGTGLVIGSGTALSEGGPGSLLIAYLMVGGAVFFVMTGLGEMAAFLPMNKGFGGYASRMVDPAFGFATGWNYFFKYIIAMPSNLTAAGLVVRYWRPDLNVGIWVAVFGAVIIFIDFLHVSKLGETEFWLGLCKVLIMTILIISCLVVALSGGPNHTRSGFQYWRDPGAFKEYLVEGSLGRFLGVWACICQACFAFTGTEVVGMTFGETPNPRKNIPRAVKQTF, from the exons ATGGCAGCGCTCGTAGACGTCGAGAAGCTGAACCAAGATGGCCTCGTAGAGACCATATCGACCCGAGCCGGAGAAGGCGCGGAACTGAACCAACTGAAGCGCGAGTTCAAACCGCGCCAAGTCTTGATGTTCTCCATTGCTTGCGCGATCGGCACAGGGCTTGTCATCGGCTCAGGGACGGCCCTATCGGAGGGCGGCCCAGGCAGTCTTCTCATTGCATACCTCATGGTAGGcggcgccgtcttcttcgtcatgACTGGACTGGGAGAAATGGCTGCATTTCTCCCTATGAACAAGGGCTTCGGAGGATATGCTAGCCGCATGGTTGATCCGGCGTTTGG GTTCGCAACCGGCTGGAATTATTTCTTCAAGTACATAATCGCGATGCCGTCAAATCTGACAGCAGCAGGACTCGTTGTTCGCTACTGGAGACCTGATCTAAACGTCGGGATCTGGGTTGCAGTTTTCGGAGCCGTCATCATTTTTATAGAT TTTCTGCACGTTTCAAAGCTCGGCGAGACGGAATTCTGGCTTGGCCTATGCAAGGTCCTGATTATGACCATACTGATAATCTCGTGTCTGGTAGTGGCCCTCAGCGGTGGTCCTAACCACACGAGAAGCGGCTTCCAATATTGGAGGGACCCAGGCGCCTTCAAAGAATACCTCGTTGAAGGAAGTCTCGGGCGCTTCTTGGGTGTCTGGGCCTGCATCTGTCAGGCCTGCTTCGCATTTACCGGGACGGAGGTCGTGGGAATGACATTTGGCGAGACGCCGAACCCGAGGAAGAACATCCCCAGGGCTGTGAAGCAGACTTTCTAG
- a CDS encoding uncharacterized protein (EggNog:ENOG41~TransMembrane:1 (i249-269o)): protein MSRLIDRLPTPEKVKEKKVIVLSRSRVGTFSLYQALKTLGYTPYHMFEVVTNGVPHLQLFDEAIRCKYSGTVKPYGKAEFDKWLANYDAIVEIPQFFIEEFIEFYPNAKFILVERDVDAWERSLNNTVKAVIKACRSFPLNVSQYVDHYISGFVALHVTFEDVMFHNKGMEKGMEEAKRDVIADGEKAKRLAPEGQLLACTLEGGFGWEEICPFLEKDIPKTPYPRGNAPAEFEGLIKTHVGPRIRNSVLKLLGTALVPVVSIGLWSYMKRP from the exons ATGTCTCGCCTGATCGATAGACTTCCCACACCGGAGAaggtgaaggagaagaaagtgATTGTACTCAGTCGCAGCCG TGTTGGAACGTTTTCTCTCTACCAAGCTCTCAAAACGTTAGGGTACACCCCTTACCACATGTTCGAAGTGGTCACCAATGGCGTCCCTCATCTCCAACTCTTTGACGAGGCCATACGTTGCAAGTATTCAGGCACAGTAAAGCCATACGGCAAAGCCGAGTTCGACAAATGGCTCGCCAACTACGAT GCCATCGTCGAGATTCCCCAGTTTTTCATCGAAGAGTTTATTGAATTTTATCCCAACGCAAAGTTTATCCTCGTCGAACGCGATGTCGACGCTTGGGAACGTTCGTTGAATAATACCGTCAAGGCCGTTATAAAGGCTTGCAGATCGTTCCCCTTGAACGTTAGCCAATACGTCGATCATTACATCAGTGGTTTTGTTGCTCTCCACGTCACGTTTGAGGACGTCATGTTCCACAATAAAGGCATGGAAAAGGgcatggaagaagcaaagagggATGTCATAGCAGA TggagaaaaagcaaagaggctGGCTCCAGAGGGCCAGCTTTTGGCATGCACTTTGGAAGGTGGCTTTGGTTGGGAAGAAATTTGTCCCTTTCTTGAGAAAGATATTCCCAAGACACCGTATCCTAGAGGTAACGCTCCTGCCGAGTTCGAAGGACTTATAAAAACACACGTCGGACCTCGCATCAGGAACTCGGTTTTGAAGCTTTTGGGGACGGCACTAGTGCCGGTGGTTAGCATCGGGCTGTGGTCGTACATGAAAAGACCTTAG
- a CDS encoding uncharacterized protein (EggNog:ENOG41) translates to MSSPREEPEADASPARSKRRNNACSACRERKVKCDGHQPCATCVRRKIQYLTELKRRSIASRDQGSPKAVKRRRQQPSDNANSPQLAENPPHQAGTPDQAWSVPESLSGTNWINSPSEVNAEAVNGEATLSDGSRREGLMAMHNALASGQSEVLRDVNGRRRFLGPSSTWAYSRQVMHLIKDHLKHMEFHLGQLYHLFHEKTFMDGLHEFYARGPQAEPLPGGHLWFVHFLLIMGFGQALLSGSMGNRPGGSELISRAIELLPNSFGLYQDPILSIEILCCLALYLQSIDHRNSAFLYIGQAMRIALSQGLHRELIGGDLTEEDVKRHRAVWWTIYILDRRFSSLMGAPNMIHDEDIMVSLPDFGHKSNFSKSLTLHVALSRLLASVLENVYGKNGELGLSFLENTQEVLRNLSGLASDLEESFEFRFDHSGPTSRVAATLNLYYHQVCILSW, encoded by the exons ATGAGTTCACCCAGAGAGGAGCCCGAAGCAGACGCAAGCCCTGCGCGGAGCAAACGTAGGAACAATGC CTGCAGCGCGTGTCGAGAGCGCAAGGTGAAGTGTGACGGGCATCAGCCCTGCGCGACATGCGTCCGGCGCAAGATTCA ATATTTGActgagctgaagaggagatcTATCGCCTCACGAGATCAAGGCAGCCCGAAAGCTGTTAAACGGCGCCGACAACAGCCATCGGACAATGCTAACTCACCACAGCTCGCAGAAAACCCACCGCATCAAGCGGGGACTCCAGATCAAGCATGGTCGGTGCCCGAGTCCCTATCAGGGACGAATTGGATCAACAGTCCGAGCGAGGTCAATGCTGAAGCAGTCAATGGTGAAGCGACCTTGAGCGATGGGTCTCGAAGAGAGGGCCTGATGGCAATGCACAATGCCCTCGCAAGTGGCCAGTCGGAGGTTCTCCGTGATGTTAACGGAAGGAGGC GTTTTCTTGGTCCATCCTCAACGTGGGCCTACAGCCGCCAGGTCATGCACTTGATCAAGGACCATCTGAAGCATATGGA GTTTCACTTGGGCCAGTTGTATCACTTGTTCCACGAGAAGACGTTCATGGATGGGTTACACGAGTTCTACGCTCGAGGACCACAGGCCGAGCCGCTCCCGGGTGGTCACTTGTGGTTCGTCCACTTTCTTTTGATCATGGGTTTTGGCCAAGCTCTGCTGTCCGGGAGCATGGGTAACAGACCTGGAGGATCCGAGCTCATATCACGCGCCATCGAGCTTCTTCCAAATTCCTTTGGGCTGTACCAAGACCCGATTCTTTCTATTGAAATACTGTGCTGCCTGGCCTTGTACTTGCAGTCAATTGATCATCGAAACAGCGCTTTCCTCTAT ATTGGTCAGGCAATGCGCATAGCTCTGAGCCAGGGACTGCATCGGGAGCTTATTGGGGGCGATCTCACCGAGGAAGATGTCAAACGCCACCGCGCCGTTTGGTGGACAATATACATATTGGACCGGAGGTTTTCGTCCCTCATGGGAGCACCCAATATGATTCATGATGAAGATATAATGGTTTCATTACCCGACTTTGGGCACAAATCGAATTTTTCCAAATCCTTGACGCTGCACGTCGCGTTATCGCGCTTATTGGCCAGCGTCCTGGAGA ACGTATACGGCAAGAATGGAGAGCTTGGGCTTTCCTTTCTGGAAAACACTCAAGAAGTATTGAGAAATCTCTCAGGCCTAGCAAGTGACCTTGAAGAGTCATTTGAGTTTAGATTCGATCACTCAGGGCCGACTTCTAGAGTTGCAGCCACGTTAAATTTATACTATCACCAGGTATGTATATTGTCATGGTAA
- a CDS encoding uncharacterized protein (SECRETED:SignalP(1-18)): MKSAFVFLASMLATLSLAAPVQDVAVARSEPTDLPRLVIYFQTTHDQNNNPISMLPLINEKGIALTHLIVCSFHINQGGVIHLNDFPPDDPHFATLWNETVIMKQAGVKIMGMVGGAAGGSYSTSTLDSSNSTTFEHYYGQLHDLIVNFELEGMDLDVEQPFSQSGVNRLISRLRSDFGPDFLITLAPVATALENSANLSGFNYNQLQTDEGSSIDWYNTQFYSGFGTMESPNDFINIVNTGYSPDIIVAGQLTTPNDGGGWIPTADLNNTIITLDQTYGQIGGVMGWEYFNSLPGDTSAPWEWAQIVTEILRPGLTPELKITKQDAARLQAAYATSVAANGGKDKSFAAKPSVNYSKWVNA; the protein is encoded by the coding sequence ATGAAGTCGGCATTTGTCTTTCTAGCATCCATGCTGGCGACGCTGTCGCTGGCTGCCCCGGTCCAggatgttgctgttgctcggTCTGAGCCGACTGATCTGCCGCGTCTGGTGATTTACTTCCAGACGACGCACGACCAGAACAACAACCCCATCTCGATGCTGCCGCTCATCAACGAGAAGGGCATTGCGCTGACGCATCTGATTGTGTGCTCGTTCCACATCAACCAGGGCGGCGTCATCCATCTCAATGACTTCCCCCCGGATGACCCTCACTTTGCTACTCTGTGGAACGAGACTGTCATCATGAAGCAGGCCGGCGTCAAGATTATGGGAATGGTtggcggtgctgctggcggatCCTACAGCACTTCTACTCTGGATTCTTCCAACAGTACCACCTTTGAGCACTACTATGGCCAGCTTCACGACCTGATTGTCAACTTTGAGCTCGAGGGCATGGACCTCGACGTCGAGCAGCCCTTTAGCCAGAGCGGCGTCAACCGTCTCATCTCCCGCTTGAGATCCGACTTTGGACCCGACTTCCTCATCACCCTGGCCCCCGTTGCGACGGCTCTGGAGAACAGCGCCAACCTGTCGGGCTTCAACTACAACCAGCTCCAGACCGACGAGGGCTCCTCCATCGACTGGTACAACACGCAGTTCTACAGCGGCTTCGGCACCATGGAGTCGCCCAACGACTTCATCAACATTGTCAACACCGGCTACTCACCCGACATCATTGTCGCCGGACAGCTGACCACGCccaacgacggcggcggctggaTCCCCACGGCCGATctcaacaacaccatcatcacgcTGGACCAAACGTACGGCCAGATCGGCGGCGTCATGGGCTGGGAGTACTTCAACTCGCTGCCCGGCGACACCAGCGCTCCCTGGGAGTGGGCGCAGATTGTGACTGAGATTCTGCGCCCTGGCCTAACGCCCGAGCTGAAGATTACGAAGCAGGATGCTGCGCGTCTACAGGCTGCTTATGCGACGAGCGTGGCGGCGAATGGCGGCAAGGATAAGAGCTTTGCGGCGAAGCCTAGTGTGAACTACTCGAAGTGGGTGAATGCGTAG
- a CDS encoding uncharacterized protein (BUSCO:EOG092D2G7T), giving the protein MAVNQTSTSPSEIQKYLQLDQKNKIMAEYVWIDAGGETRSKSRTLDAKDVEYTPDNLPVWNFDGSSTGQAAGHDSDVYLRPCAVYPDPFRGSPNIIVLSECWNSDGTPNKYNFRHECAKVMEANAEREPWFGLEQEYTFLGQDDRPYGWPVGGYPAPQGPYYCGVGAGKVVLRHVVDAHYKACLYAGINISGTNAEVLPGQWEFQVGPCVGISMGDELWISRFFLARIAEEFGIKVTLHPKPIQGPWNGSGLHSNFSTKDMRAEGGMKYIEEAIKALEPHHTECIKEYGEDNELRLTGEYETGSIEKFSWGVANRGTSIRVPRETAARGCGYFEDRRPASNADPYRITKVLMTSIFGKI; this is encoded by the exons ATG GCTGTCAATCAGACTTCAACGTCTCCCTCGGAGATT CAAAAATATCTCCAGCTCGaccagaagaacaagatcaTGGCCGAGTACGTCTGGATCGATGCCGGCGGCGAGACTCGATCAAAATCAAGG ACTCTTGATGCCAAGGACGTCGAGTACACTCCCGACAACCTCCCCGTCTGGAACTTCGACGGCTCCTCAACCGGCCAGGCTGCCGGCCACGACTCCGACGTCTACCTGCGCCCTTGCGCCGTCTACCCCGATCCCTTCCGTGGCTCACCCAACATCATCGTCCTCTCCGAGTGCTGGAACTCCGACGGCACTCCCAACAAGTACAACTTCCGTCATGAATGCGCCAAGGTCATGGAGGCCAACGCCGAGCGTGAGCCTTGGTTCGGTCTCGAGCAGGAGTACACTTTCCTCGGTCAGGATGACCGGCCTTATGGCTGGCCCGTTGGCGGCTACCCTGCTCC TCAGGGCCCCTACTACTGCGGTGTAGGTGCTGGCAAGGTTGTCCTGCGCCACGTCGTTGACGCTCACTACAAGGCCTGTCTCT ATGCTGGCATCAACATCTCTGGTACCAACGCCGAGGTTCTGCCCGGTCAGTGGGAGTTCCAGGTCGGCCCTTGCGTCGGCATCAGCATGGGTGACGAGCTCTGGATTTCCCGTTTCTTCCTTGCCCGCATCGCCGAGGAGTTCGGCATCAAGGTCACCCTGCACCCCAAGCCCATCCAGGGCCCATGGAACGGCTCCGGCCTGCACTCCAACTTCTCCACCAAGGACATGCGTGCCGAGGGTGGCATGAAGTACATCgaggaggccatcaaggccctcGAGCCTCACCACACCGAGTGTATCAAGGAGTACGGTGAGGACAACGAGCTCCGTCTGACCGGCGAGTACGAGACCGGCTCCATCGAGAAGTTCAGCTGGGGTGTCGCTAACCGCGGCACTTCCATCCGTGTTCCTCGTGAGACTGCCGCCCGCGGCTGCGGTTACTTTGAGGATCGCCGACCCGCCTCCAACGCCGACCCGTACCGTATCACCAAGGTCCTGATGACCTCCATCTTCGGCAAGATCTAA
- a CDS encoding uncharacterized protein (EggNog:ENOG41~TransMembrane:3 (o574-597i752-774o794-822i)): MSLVLCAAIENHINIPASKLHIMASSSVPAPLRRSETELKKHAFRDYARSKFDKRDDRKPDLPYLDVIESEETRISKIRGRFKEQPEKLKLLKNVAESRKSLIRHLSKKTGKKATYKSSSLNEQEAESSNWLKNETAKELDEKIREPIDEFRAGVMYFKKGQEGKWHGEQCGDVDPSSGDFPNQKIKMDTILFDTSKNHNLFKSDGESIKYFHFPANHMEWIETALERYHQVNTESEYDNEQVLENGKFKSPLLSREHWRGQLHSAGMSHMRPRCAHVSDDTDNNAPSNVAVFLPYLHWETNRRRSMMTQIFQEVVKDNRASMVSRIVTVASKKATCLRPKFNRELISSEIGQYLYDVAQVWDAMDCEADERLLRQSFSEIKQGDGASVPQRKWVPPLHIRRTLDQSYFSTVEDTAARDTDQVVYRQTRAGRQKHQKGEQCGTATSKERQPNESGNSVESSTSVTAVASTCTSALDTRTTKNLVKLVGVTRVVMVDQLWMWILGEDTIITSFPRRWGRNKPDSSGVHKSLRQILAKKKDIRSVYHLALLIIDQCSKVFFDRTQPTDDRPEVMDLFAQAIGAVAYHTAAAYSVFWLNVNLHSSNTAKFNNRKAESFRYLNINPEGILLKESQDITEELKIMEGQYKHQLAVVSRLSKHLKNRLDKVSSSSGESEAARVAKLDFEEAADLIEKIKERTAEIEDLQSAAARSNEQLQALMSLKQQEASIVEARAALQQGEESVKQGQESIKQGRAIMAFTIVTIFFVPLGFFTGFFGMNNENSTGNEWMTMGEQITYMFVISVVISTVVLGVAFRNMGVALPFGLRNWRFKKPKEDESEV, from the exons ATGTCCTTGGTCCTCTGTGCTGCAATTGAGAATCACATTAATATCCCAGCCTCTAAGCTCCACATCATGGCATCAAGTAGCGTTCCTGCTCCCTTGCGAAGAAGCGAAACTGAGTTGAAAAAACATGCCTTCCGCGACTATGCCCGATCCAAATTCGATAAACGCGACGATCGCAAGCCCGACCTACCCTACCTCGATGTAATAGAGAGCGAAGAAACGCGAATCAGCAAGATTAGAGGGAGATTTAAAGAGCAGCCCGAGAAATTGAAGCTGCTTAAGAATGTTGCAGAATCGCGCAAAAGTTTGATCCGACATTTATCCAAGAAGACAGGTAAGAAAGCAACGTACAAAAGCAGCTCCCTGAATGAGCAGGAAGCAGAAAGCAGCAACTGGCTGAAGAATGAGACGGCGAAAGAGCTGGATGAGAAAATAAGAGAGCCAATAGATGAGTTCAGGGCTGGCGTCATGTATTTTAAGAAAGGCcaagagggaaaatggcATGGTGAACAGTGTGGGGACGTTGATCCGTCCTCGGGGGATTTTCCTAACCAAAAGATCAAGATGGATACCATACTGTTTGACACCTCCAAGAACCACAATCTTTTCAAAAGCGACGGAGAGAGCATTAAATATTTCCATTTCCCAGCCAATCATATGGAGTGGATTGAG ACAGCGTTGGAGAGATACCACCAAGTGAACACTGAATCCGAGTACGATAATGAACAGGTACTGGAAAATGGGAAATTCAAGAGCCCATTATTGTCTCGCGAGCATTGGCGAGGGCAGTTGCATAGTGCTGGTATGAGCCATATGAGGCCTCGATGCGCTCATGTGTCAG ACGACACTGATAACAACGCCCCTTCAAATGTGGCTGTATTT CTCCCATATCTACACTGGGAAACTAATCGAAGGCGGTCTATGATGACACAAATATTCCAAGAAGTCGTCAAGGACAATAGGGCTTCTATGGTCTCTCGCATTGTCACTGTCGCGAGTAAAAAGGCCACTTGTCTCCGTCCAAAGTTTAATCGTGAGCTCATCTCAAGCGAAATCGGACAATATCTCTATGATGTAGCACAAGTTTGGGATGCCATGGACTGTGAAGCAGATGAACGACTGCTTCGGCAGAGCTTTTCCGAAATAAAGCAGGGAGACGGCGCATCTGTGCCACAGCGGAAATGGGTTCCTCCGTTGCACATTCGCAGAACTCTGGATCAGTCATACTTCTCAACCGTTGAAGATACAGCAGCGAGGGATACGGATCAAGTTGTGTATCGACAAACAAGAGCGGGCAGGCAAAAGCATCAAAAAGGGGAACAATGCGGTACTGCTACATCCAAAGAAAGACAACCTAATGAGTCTGGAAATAGTGTCGAGTCGTCTACTAGCGTCACAGCGGTTGCAAGCACTTGCACTAGTGCATTGGATACACGTACGACGAAGAATCTAGTGAAGTTAGTTGGGGTCACTCGAGTTGTCATGGTTGACCAACTGTGGATGTGGATCCTTGGAGAGG ACACAATTATCACATCTTTTCCACGCCGTTGGGGGAGAAATAAACCTGATTCTTCCGGCGTCCATAAGAGCCTCCGACAGATActtgcaaagaagaaggacattcGATCAGTCTATCATCTTG CACTTCTAATCATTGATCAATGCTCAAAAGTATTCTTTGACCGGACACAGCCAACGGATGATCGGCCAGAAGTAATGGATCTGTTTGCCCAAGCCATTGGAGCAGTG GCGTATCATACTGCAGCTGCATATAGCGTTTTCTGGCTAAACGTCAATCTTCATTCGTCGAACACGGCGAAGTTTAACAATCGTAAAGCCGAGTCATTCAGATACCTGAATATTAACCCAGAGGGTATTTTGCTCAAAGAGTCACAGGATATTACAGAGGAACTAAAAATCA TGGAGGGCCAGTATAAGCATCAACTAGCGGTTGTGAGTAGACTAAGTAAACACCTGAAGAACCGACTAGATAAGGTTTCGAGTTCCTCAGGAGAATCGGAAGCAGCTAGAGTTGCGAAATTAGACTTCGAAGAGGCAGCCGACTTGATCGAAAAGATAAAGGAGCGAACCGCCGAAATAGAAGATCTCCAAAGTGCTGCGGCTCGCTCAAACGAGCAG ctccaagcacTGATGTCGCTtaagcagcaagaagctaGTATTGTCGAAGCTCGAGCGGCTCTACAGCAAGGAGAGGAAAGCGTTAAACAAGGACAGGAAAGTATTAAACAAGGCCGAGCCATCATGGCCTTCACTATTGTCACAATCTTTTTT GTCCCACTCGGGTTTTTTACAGGATTTTTCGGCATGAATAATGAGAACTCGACTGGGAATGAATGGATGactatgggggagcagatTACGTATATGT TCGTGATTTCTGTTGTGATAAGCACAGTCGTTCTCGGTGTGGCATTCCGTAATATGGGGGtagctttgccttttgggTTAAGGAATTGGCGATTCAAGAAACCTAAGGAAGATGAATCTGAGGTATAA
- a CDS encoding uncharacterized protein (EggNog:ENOG41~SECRETED:SignalP(1-27)) gives MTRVKMQSFNSGLLSLLLFALPKAAIAVNDVDAGFDAYAASQVMVDKASHSWEWGTAAEALLELYNPELSVFGSNPFPDGKVPPADPSTTALAYAKQFINRNSQTLVNDTAVGDPASLGVSAILLGQSDSVYIGAADRESDFILNVAPRWSNGAISHRPDVAELWADNMAMSFPFLAYLAVQHNDTSLMSLTVQQCGLQRAVLKGSSLSWQHIIGPQSQDTGLWSTSNGWAGYGMVRVLHTLQKWSGSASMASQASQLKGWIKEILDGAIQSSLDGGLLRNYLNDSSWFGEISGTAVLSAVAYRMAVNDPNMFPQSYITWADSNRKSLAQKQNSDGLFSPAVNPYNWHDRTRYTAGSPEGQAFAVYLYTAYRDCVNAGIC, from the exons ATGACTAGAGTCAAGATGCAGTCCTTCAATTCGGGTCTCCTTTCACTCCTACTTTTTGCCCTTCCCAAggctgccatcgccgtcaaTGATGTCGATGCTGGCTTTGATGCCTACGCAGCGTCCCAGGTGATGGTTGACAAAGCCTCTCATTCCTGGGAATGGGGCACAGCCGCAGAAGCTCTTCTAGAGCTGTATAATCCCGAGCTATCTGTCTTTGGATCCAATCCTTTCCCTGATGGCAAAGTTCCTCCAGCCGACCCTAGCACCACCGCCCTTGCATATGCGAAGCAGTTCATAAACCGCAATTCGCAAACACTTGTCAATGACACTGCGGTCGGCGATCCGGCATCGCTGGGTGTCTCGGCGATTCTCCTTGGCCAGTCGGACAGTGTCTACATCGGCGCGGCCGACCGCGAGTCTGACTTTATCCTCAACGTTGCCCCACGATGGAGTAACGGTGCGATTTCCCATCGACCGGATGTTGCCGAGCTGTGGGCTGACAATATGGCCATGTCTTTCCCATTCT TGGCTTATCTTGCCGTTCAGCATAACGATACCTCATTGATGTCTCTTACGGTGCAACAGTGTGGCCTGCAACGCGCTGTTCTGAAAGGCAGCAGTCTCAGTTGGCAACACATCATCGGTCCCCAATCCCAAGATACGGGCCTTTGGTCAACAAGTAACGGCTGGGCCGGCTATGGAATGGTGCGAGTGCTACACACACTCCAGAAGTGGAGTGGTTCGGCTTCGATGGCTTCACAAGCGAGCCAACTCAAGGGGTGGATCAAAGAGATCCTCGACGGCGCGATTCAATCGAGCTTAGACGGCGGCTTATTGCGCAATTACCTTAACGATTCCAGTTGGTTTGGCGAAATTTCCGGAACTGCAGTTCTGAGTGCTGTGGCGTATCGAATGGCTGTTAACGACCCTAATATGTTTCCGCAATCCTACATCACCTGGGCCGACTCAAATAGAAAGTCTCTGGCGCAGAAGCAGAACAGCGATGGCCTTTTTTCGCCAGCTGTTAACCCGTATAACTGGCATGATAGAACTAGGTATACTGCTGGATCACCTGAGGGCCAGGCATTCGCCGTTTATCTATACACAGCTTATAGAGACTGCGTCAACGCCGGGATTTGTTAA